DNA from Xiphias gladius isolate SHS-SW01 ecotype Sanya breed wild chromosome 9, ASM1685928v1, whole genome shotgun sequence:
atagcTCTATAATACAGACATAATAGTTGAATCAACCATCTTATTTAACTATTGGGAAGAAGTCGAAATACATGTACCTCCCAAAATATGGGGCTGTTCCTTTAATCCACTACTGTAAATGAAAGTCTGGGACATAAATTAGACAACAAACTGACCTTCTAAACTGTCTTGTCTTTAGCTGTAGTCTCTGTGCCAAAATATTCTTTTAGCAAGAGGGCTTTGgctttattacctccgccaaggaagttatgttttcacccgtgtctgtgttggtttgtttgtttgtttgtttgtttgtttatttgtcagcaggattacacaaaatgtattgaaccgatttgcaccgaacttggtggagggagggggcatggggtcagggaagaacccattttggggcagatctggatcatttactatgaatttgactATTATATGTCTAATGTCTGAGGTAGGAGATGCATACCAAGACCAGCAAGGCGAGAGGCCAAGGTGGCTGGGGAGGAGGGCCTTCCAGCAAGGGCTGTCATGGTGGGGGGCAGGCTTGTTGGGGCTGCATTTGGCATGTTGCTGACCACCGCCGGGGAGCCTGGGCCGAGGTCTATCAGGTTGTCCTCTGTAGCCTCACTCAGAACCTGGTGAAGGAGGAGTGATGAGACACACTATAGCTCTTGTTACATGTaggaacagagagaaggatTTAGGGTTTGTGGCTCATAAGGAGCAAAACAAATCCCTTTTGTGGGAGTCTAAGGAAAGGCAAGGTTATACAGTACAGAGTCCTttcactgtgtttgaaaaaatatgaaggaaaaaaaaaatctttggtctaggtaaaaaaaaatgaaagaagtcaAAATGAATAGTAAAAAGAACTACAAACTTGGAAAAGTTGTTGGTTAGCTTCAGGAGAGCatgaaaatgtctgtgactgaggGCAGCAAGAAATTAAATAACCTCCTGAAAAACTGTTTCTTAAGGGGCTCCAAAAATACTGTTTCACATTTAAGACATTCATTTTCCCATGGTATTTGGTCAAATTCGccattcatttttgattaattgtcaGTTATGAGAGATGCACCCTAAGTGCTGGTTATccataaagacaaaataatccCCTTAAGAAGGTAGAAATTTGGGCAGGGAAGGCGGAGGGAAGACTGATCCTTTGggctctggaggagctgctcGATCAAGAACATTTTATTACATCTCAAACCCTGAGTGAGataatgcaaacacaacatGACAGTGACTGTGTCACTGTCAGTCTACCTCCAGGTTCATCATATCATTGCCTTTTCGGGGCTGCATAGTCAAAACATGCCATATGGGGTGGGAGATACTGGTGGAGACTGGGTCCATATTATTTAGTCATGTTTCAACAGTCGCTGTGGGGTAACACTGGTAATTTAGGGACAATTTTTTCATACTTGCCTGTCTCAGCTagccacagaaacagaagaacagaaaagaacagaaaggaagagacagtGAATACCATTAACATGCCTGTGCAGGGACACAATGTAATGGCATGAACCTGTGGAAGATATACCATGCCTAATTAACTGGAAACCCAATGGAAAAGCGAAAATGTTCCAAGAGCACCCTCTTGCTTCATGCTTTTGATCAAATTTCCGATGGTGTTTTTGGTGTCTAACTGAGAACCCGGGAATCAGTATTATACAGAATTAAGGCAGCAATGagtttgaaacaggaaacaggaaactgaCAAAAGGTATGAAGCAAAGAAAGGTTCTACTGTTAGCAGCCGCGGGCATGTGACATTCATGGAAGCAGGGATTAAATCATAGCTGTTGATAAAAGTTGTTCGCAATCTACATTTAgacattgtattttttgttgacAGATCAATTTGAAACATTGCAAGACTGGAATGGATGTCAATAAAGCTTtgacaaaaactgacaaatggaAACCGTTCAGAAAACAGTGAGCAGGCACGAAAAACTCAGCTTCCAACAGTGCTGTCAGGTCTAAAGCACCCTTTCTGGAGCATGCCACTAGGCCCTCTCCAAAGCTGTGACTGGACTGTTGACTGAATTTGATTCTGGCATGGATAACACAAGTACATCTCTAAATTGCAATGACTTCACTTTGCATTGCATTGTCACAGTCAGTGTTTCCCCTTACTAGACAAGACTTAAATACAACAGGCTTGTTCTGATTGTATTATATAAAGATAAACTTGTGTCACAATAGAAAACAGGATATTCAAAACGTACcgtacataaaaataaacaatatttgctttgcattttataagtaaaaaagtaaatgcATGTATGTCTTTGTTGGGTTTCTGTTTAATCAGGCATGTACATCTGGTAAACCACTGACAGGTAACTGACGGACAACGGCACTTGAAAGACATTGTAAAGCCTGACTGGTAATGTTACATGCAAGGACACACTACTGACACTGAAAGGTGTGGACATCAAAGAATGAGAAATAATGAGCAGGAAATAAACACTATGACATGGAGGCACTAGGGATGCAAACACTAGTCGTTTCACCACCTGAGGCAACTGCTGACTCACCCCATTGTTGACACTCTGAGCTGAAGACCTTCCAGACCTAAACCTCTCATACCTTAGGCAAGGACAGGCCGACatgaaagaaatgaacaaaaactcTTTAGTTTACCTAACCAAATCTGTGCAAACATGCAATGCTGCCTGGGTAAAAATGagtttgaatgtgtgtgcttttttccTCCTAAAGATGATTTTACACCtgcatttgtatgtgtacatgcCAGTGTTTTCTGACCTTTCGTAGCGTAAGAAAATGTTGTTGAGGTCGTCGTTGACGTGCAATAGCTCCTCAGTCACAGCTTCATTGGAAACACAGGAGATGAGCTCCATTATTCTCTGCTGCATGGCTCTGCAAGTCCTGTTCAGCTCCTAagaacgaacacacacacacacatacacacacacacacacacacacacacacacacacacacacacacaaaatggttTCAGGTTACGGTTCTCTTATTGATTTATACAGGTGtgtgcaaacaaaaaatattcgTCTTTTATATTTGTTCACTCATAAACTTTCAGAATGTAGacatagacagatagacacacaTAAGTGGTTCCTTGCCTGTAGTAACTCATAGTCTGAAGCATCCTCCTGTCCTGGGACCATCTCAGTCAACATCTCTGACATCACCTTAGTGTTTCCGCGAACAATGTCCAACTCGCTGCGCAGCCGGCAAATCTGGATGATGCAGAGGTAAATGAATCTACAGTTAGTCTACTTTTAGGCAAgttggtgttaaaaaaaataatttgatttgcAGCCAACATTATTGCTTGGACAGTGATACCCATCCAGGGGTACGTGTACCCCAGGGCGTAGAAGGAAAGCTCAATTAAGCTCATCTGAACTCagctaaatataaaaaaaattgtgatttgactaaaaaaatatttgcatccCCATTTTTGTGTtaaggaggaaaataaacagccaaatacattacatacatatacacattacaTGCATGAAACACCACACGTTGTAATTGAGAGCATCTGAAAGCTAGTTAGCAAGTGAACAGAGAAGTTGAAATAGATAGCCAAAAGTAATGTTAGCCAAAAGTAGTTTTAAATAACACTCAGATTAGTTCCTTATTGGAACATGACAGCACTGGGGTATAcataggacaaaaaaaaaacaaaacaaaaaaaaacaggttggGATTAGCCACCACTAGTTTAAGACATCTTCACAACAAGCATGTTTGCAGCAGTTGAGTAAACTCTGGAGTTTTTAATCATCTCGTTTGGCTCTGAAGGTGCAGGCAATGTCATTTTGGGAGAAGAAACCTGAATGTGTCGGCGCCTTTCCTTTTGAAAGGGAACTGCAGGTTGTTACGGGAAGAGTACACATCTGAagtaaatgttcagtttcaGCGTGTTTATGGGAAAGACACCGTACCTGTTCAGGTGTGGGATTGATGGATCCAGAGGCATGAATGCTTGGGACCTGAGGGTCGGTGTAGGCTGGTGGGATAGCGGGTGGTGTGGGCTGAGTAGCGGTACTGTACTTGTGTAGGGTGGAGTCGCCCTCTGGACCAGATGCAGACTAGAAGCAACAGAGAAAGAGTTAATATACATGACAGAATGTAGCAGCTTAATTAAAAAGATAATCTCACCATGCTTAGAGCTTGATTCTTAATGTGATGCCCCCTACCCGCTGAGGTGTGTGTATAGGTGACAGGGTCTCCAGGTCTGACATGGGGAACTCGATGCCTTTCCTCTTTAGCTCCTCATAGATTTGAACCACCCCTGTGAGGTCTGGACTGCTCCTGAATGCATCAGCCCATGCCTGGAGAAGGCAGAGTGAgaaaagagttaaaaagaaaagagagggagagtctgaaaaaaaaaaaacaatgggtAAAGGGAGGAATGAGACAGCAAACAAAGCAAGCGATGTCGGAACAGTTATTCAAGGCCTTTTCTCTGATCATTTCGGTTTGTCTGCCTTGAATACATTCAGTCAGCAGACCACAAAGCTcttggcttctctctctcagcattGGGCAGGCTAAAGCTAGACTGGGCCAGTACAACAGCTCAAACACATGACACACTTTCAAAAAACAAGTGCATGAGGACTGTGCATGAGGAGTTCTTGCTCTAGTAAGTCACTTCAAACTGTAAGCCAGGTCGATCTAAATTCAAATTTCCACAACAGTTCCCCTCCCTCGGTTGAACTGTTtctaaaaaacaacataaagactatgcaaaaaaaaaaaaatactctaaCCAAAATTTAAGAGTTTGGCTTAGTCTAGATTATTAACTAAGCACAAATgcgtacttgtgtgtgtgtgtgtgtgtgtgtgtgtgtgtgtgtgtgtgtgtgtgtgtgtgtgtgaagcgtGTGCTGCTCAGAAGAATTTCCCACCCAATTTTCCCAGCTGACCCTCTTGTCACAAACTTGTTTGTCTAATGATGAAGCAAACACGAAACAATTAgattctctctcctctctcagagGTACTGTATGCTCCCCTCCTGGATCcatgctgcagctgcagtcaCGTGGTTCCCCTGGTGGAAATAAGAGCAGGGTTACCTGAGCTGTAACAGGTAACTGGAGCTGCTCCTGGCTGAAGCCCTGGGGACACTGTACTTTACCTGAGGCTCTGCTTGGGGATGATAGGCTACCTCTGCGACTGCTGCGCagccacacatactgtaaaggACATCTACGCTAAAAAGCTCATTTCCCCTCTCACTAACTGACTCaatcacaaaaaaacttttttccccccctcacattaatgtacatttattatAGAAGAAAATATATCAACTCAGTATCTATCATGGGAATAAACTACCAAGATCTATGACATGCACTGACTGTCCAACCATGACACAAAAGTCTAGAAACCTGAACTAGGTGCATGCAATTTTGCTGTTATCTTACCTGAATCAGAGCGAGTACTTTATCTTGTACGATTGTAGGTGGGTTGTTTTTAGGGGAGATGATTTTAACTAGCACGCCATCAACAAAGTCCCTGCTAGTGACTAATGCATGAAAACGATGGCCGCAGTTCTTCACACACGTCTCCAGGACCTGATGGATGCAGAGAAGAAACTGCTTTCAGAATGCCTTACAAACTGTGAGCCAAACACCGTTACAGTCACGTTAAGAGTTTTGAAACCAAGACACAGAATAGACATGATATACTGGACTGCAAATTCTCCATGAATGCAAATTATGTTACACAATTAAGCGGCCGTAAGTGATTCGATTTATTTGCCTGATGGTGATAAAAGGACAATTAGACTAcatgaataatgtttttaaaactttaaatacagTGTAGCTCCTGTTGACCACTTTGACTCACCGTTAGAGCCAACATCACTTCTCTATAGTTCTTGTTGCCATTCAGCCTCTTCTTCACCGCTCTAATGGCATCTTTTggactgcacacaaacacacaagtaacAGCACACATTAAACACCCAAGGGTGGCATAGTACAGTGTGTCAACCACCTTTTAATGGACCCATAAGACACGCAAAGCAGAACAAACACAATTACCAAGAATTTAATGGCCAAAGCTTTAAGGGGCATTCTGAGTGGCACTGACAGACTTGACTACCAGGCCAAAGCACGTGTCAATGATTGACACTGTGACTGTTCTGAGGTAGAAATAATCAACTTTTGAATTCTTTGACTTTTACTTCTAAAAGATCACATAAGCAGCACAGTAGTGGGCATATGACACCCCTTGCATTCCCCAGAGACAAGAAAGAGGTAGAGTCAGACCTCTTTTTATAGACTGCTGATGTACAGCACGTTGCGGTAGGCTAGACCCAACTAAATCAGTTTACAACCTACTAATCAAACAAGGCCTGGACTTCACACACCAgcttaaaacatacagtacaaggtTACTGGGGCAGTGAAATAAGCAAAGAGGCCTTGCATGCATCTACAAATCCAGAGCTAGGCTTCTTATCTTACTAtgacacaggaaaacaaaagacaggacTGACACTAACGGCATATCATGCTGCAGGAATGCATGATGTAAACAGCACAGGGACACGGAAGAAAGAATTGAAATAGTGCGTATGAGAGAGTTAATCAGTAACATATATGGATATTCATTGGTTTTCTCTGGGTGCTCACCCATCTTCTGTTTCATTGATGATGTCACATATTTCCATGTTGAGGGTCCAGTCTTCACTTTGCAGGGAGCCATCAGTGGCTCTCTCTGCAAGACACATTCGGAGATTAAAGAGGTTGAGAAAATAACCTATGAAGACGTTTCAGCAACACACAGCAGCCCAATTATATGACGATGACCGGTGGCTAGCTAACTGTTAGCTGACTTAGTTATCAGTCCACCTTTAAGATCTCAGAATCTGTATTCGTTAATGTCTTTAGCGCTGACCTTAGTATTGACAGGggcagaaaaacagaactttagTTTGATAACGGTAACGCTG
Protein-coding regions in this window:
- the tom1l2 gene encoding TOM1-like protein 2 isoform X2 — protein: MEFLLGNPYSTPVGHCIERATDGSLQSEDWTLNMEICDIINETEDGPKDAIRAVKKRLNGNKNYREVMLALTVLETCVKNCGHRFHALVTSRDFVDGVLVKIISPKNNPPTIVQDKVLALIQAWADAFRSSPDLTGVVQIYEELKRKGIEFPMSDLETLSPIHTPQRSASGPEGDSTLHKYSTATQPTPPAIPPAYTDPQVPSIHASGSINPTPEQICRLRSELDIVRGNTKVMSEMLTEMVPGQEDASDYELLQELNRTCRAMQQRIMELISCVSNEAVTEELLHVNDDLNNIFLRYERYERFRSGRSSAQSVNNGVLSEATEDNLIDLGPGSPAVVSNMPNAAPTSLPPTMTALAGRPSSPATLASRLAGLDMGADSVSSTLSSLSSCKPPPAQDDFDVFAQTRTGAMSEPRKITTAEDSHPTGSPPPTLDVLQPTAGAKGDEGEEGVTSEEFDKFLEERAKAAEMAPSLPSPPSADPGAAQGTPSSKKSDRPEDTLFAM
- the tom1l2 gene encoding TOM1-like protein 2 isoform X1 codes for the protein MEFLLGNPYSTPVGHCIERATDGSLQSEDWTLNMEICDIINETEDGPKDAIRAVKKRLNGNKNYREVMLALTVLETCVKNCGHRFHALVTSRDFVDGVLVKIISPKNNPPTIVQDKVLALIQAWADAFRSSPDLTGVVQIYEELKRKGIEFPMSDLETLSPIHTPQRSASGPEGDSTLHKYSTATQPTPPAIPPAYTDPQVPSIHASGSINPTPEQICRLRSELDIVRGNTKVMSEMLTEMVPGQEDASDYELLQELNRTCRAMQQRIMELISCVSNEAVTEELLHVNDDLNNIFLRYERYERFRSGRSSAQSVNNGVLSEATEDNLIDLGPGSPAVVSNMPNAAPTSLPPTMTALAGRPSSPATLASRLAGLDMGADSVSSTLSSLSSCKPPPAQDDFDVFAQTRTGAMSEPRKITTAEDSHPTGSPPPTLDVLQPTAGAGVGGQSSVMDDIEEWLCTDVKGDEGEEGVTSEEFDKFLEERAKAAEMAPSLPSPPSADPGAAQGTPSSKKSDRPEDTLFAM